A stretch of Pseudomonadota bacterium DNA encodes these proteins:
- a CDS encoding transposase, which produces MTDDVVAQILSQDHTRFGVWMGDPLHYKESEQFVARYIERAPLSLEKLFIQHNSVAYRTKDGTAHEFDALEFLAELSCHIPKTYESITRYYGRYSSRRRGERAKLAAHSAKEKESEPESRTESDYRSEFRKSAWAACIKRTCEIDPLECPKCKAQMRIVAFIQHEHSIKDIMKADGAPRLQSTASYPKVYRYLYLAGYL; this is translated from the coding sequence ATCACTGACGATGTCGTAGCGCAGATTCTCTCTCAAGATCATACCCGCTTTGGGGTCTGGATGGGTGACCCCTTACACTATAAAGAGAGCGAGCAGTTTGTGGCTCGCTATATCGAACGTGCTCCACTCTCTCTTGAGAAGCTCTTCATACAACATAATTCAGTCGCCTACCGTACAAAGGATGGAACGGCGCATGAGTTCGACGCACTAGAGTTTTTGGCGGAGCTCTCGTGTCATATACCTAAGACCTACGAGAGCATCACCAGATACTACGGACGATACTCCTCAAGACGACGAGGCGAGCGGGCTAAACTCGCGGCTCATTCCGCAAAGGAAAAAGAGAGCGAACCAGAGAGCAGGACAGAGAGCGACTACCGCAGTGAGTTCCGTAAGAGTGCTTGGGCCGCCTGCATTAAGCGCACTTGCGAGATAGATCCACTTGAGTGCCCCAAGTGCAAGGCGCAGATGCGGATTGTAGCCTTTATTCAGCATGAGCACTCAATCAAAGATATTATGAAGGCAGATGGGGCTCCCAGACTTCAGAGCACCGCCAGCTATCCCAAAGTTTATCGATACCTCTACCTCGCAGGATACCTATGA